From the Malus domestica chromosome 17, GDT2T_hap1 genome, one window contains:
- the LOC103405128 gene encoding oxygen-dependent coproporphyrinogen-III oxidase, chloroplastic: MPPPAALSASSSFTLLSPPPSPKPKLPPFSPRKHSFAINPRRHSLHSAPSSAVRCAVIEKETPEAHRPATFLRENSSSSSVRGRFEKMIRDAQDTVCAAIEAADGGATFKEDVWSRPGGGGGISRVLQDGAVWEKAGVNVSVVYGVMPPEAYRAAKGAAAADHKPGPVPFFAAGISSVLHPKNPFAPTLHFNYRYFETDAPQDAPGAPRQWWFGGGTDLTPAYIFEEDVKHFHSVQKSACDKFDPAFYPRFKKWCDDYFYIKHRDERRGLGGIFFDDLNDYDQEMLLSFATECANSVVPAYLPIIEKRKDLPFTDEQKAWQQLRRGRYVEFNLVYDRGTTFGLKTGGRIESILVSLPLTSRWEYDHKPEEGSEEWKLLDACINPKEWV; this comes from the exons ATGCCACCGCCGGCGGCGCTCTCAGCTTCCTCCTCCTTCACTCTCCTCTCCCCACCTCCTTCCCCAAAACCAAAGCTCCCGCCTTTCTCCCCCAGAAAACACTCTTTCGCCATTAACCCCCGTCGCCACTCACTCCACTCCGCCCCCTCCTCCGCCGTCCGATGCGCCGTCATCGAGAAAGAGACTCCCGAAGCCCACCGCCCCGCCACCTTCCTCCGCGAGAACTCCTCATCGTCCTCCGTCCGGGGCCGGTTCGAGAAAATGATAAGAGACGCCCAGGACACCGTCTGCGCCGCCATTGAGGCCGCTGACGGCGGTGCCACGTTTAAAGAGGACGTGTGGTCGAGACCCGGCGGCGGCGGGGGCATCAGCAGGGTTCTCCAGGACGGTGCTGTTTGGGAGAAGGCCGGTGTCAATGTCTCTGTTGTGTACGGCGTTATGCCTCCCGAGGCCTACCGAGCTGCCAAGGGCGCCGCCGCAGCTGATCACAAGCCTGGCCCGGTTCCCTTCTTCGCCGCCGGAATTAGCTCG GTTTTGCATCCGAAGAACCCGTTTGCGCCTACTTTGCATTTCAATTATCGGTATTTCGAAACCGATGCTCCACAAG ATGCTCCCGGAGCACCTAGGCAATGGTGGTTTGGGGGTGGAACTGACTTGACACCTGCTTATATTTTTGAGGAGGATGTTAAGCATTTTCATTCA GTTCAGAAAAGTGCTTGCGACAAATTTGATCCTGCCTTCTATCCTCGGTTCAAGAAATGGTGTGATGATTATTTCTATATCAAG CATCGAGACGAGAGGCGAGGACTTGGAGGAATATTTTTTGACGATCTAAACGATTATGATCAGGAgatgcttctttcctttgcCACAG AATGTGCAAATTCTGTGGTCCCTGCTTACCTGCCAATTATAGAGAAAAGAAAGGACCTGCCATTTACAGATGAGCAGAAGGCATGGCAGCAATTGCGAAGAGGGCGCTACGTTGAGTTCAATTTG GTTTATGATCGCGGAACAACTTTTGGACTAAAGACAGGAGGTCGAATTGAGAGTATTCTCGTCTCTCTTCCACTGACTTCTCGATGGGAATATGACCAT AAACCAGAAGAGGGAAGCGAAGAATGGAAACTATTAGATGCTTGCATCAACCCAAAGGAATGGGTTTAA
- the LOC103405129 gene encoding uncharacterized protein yields the protein MKRYRNGEIWDFEHQMPVAAGAGGVILGLDGGTTSTVCICMPILPFSDPFPDPVPVLARAVAGCTNHNSVGEAAARETLEQVMAEALANSGSNRSVVRAVCLAISGVNHPTDQQRILDWLRDIFPSHVRLYVQNDAVAALACGTLGKLHGCVLIAGTGTIAYGFTEDGREARAAGAGPTLGDWGSGYGIAAQALTAVVRANDGRGPDTKLTSSILEELGLSSPDELIGWTYADPSWARIAALVPVVVSCAEAGDEVANKILFDSVQELGLSVKAVVQRLGLCGPEGKDSFPLVMVGGVLEANKRWDIGTEVIKCISKGYPGAVPIRPKVEPAVGAALLAWNFCMKESLKEAFKR from the exons ATGAAGCGCTACAGGAACGGAGAAATCTGGGACTTCGAGCACCAAATGCCGGTGGCCGCCGGCGCTGGCGGTGTTATATTGGGTTTGGACGGCGGAACCACCTCCACCGTCTGCATTTGCATGCCGATTTTGCCCTTCTCCGACCCTTTCCCCGACCCGGTTCCCGTCCTCGCTCGAGCTGTCGCTGGCTGCACCAACCACAACAGCGTTGGCG AGGCCGCTGCGAGGGAAACATTGGAGCAGGTGATGGCGGAAGCGTTGGCCAATTCTGGTTCGAACCGATCGGTGGTTCGGGCTGTTTGTTTGGCGATTTCCGGTGTCAACCACCCCACTGATCAGCAGAGGATATTGGATTGGCTGAG GGATATATTTCCCAGCCATGTGAGGTTGTATGTTCAGAATGATGCTGTTGCTGCTCTAGCTTGTGGGACTTTGGGGAAGCTTCATGGGTGTGTTCTAATTGCTGGCACGGGGACCATTGCGTACGGGTTCACAGAAGACGGTAGAGAAGCTCGGGCAGCCGGTGCAGGTCCTACCTTAGGTGATTGGGGAAG TGGATACGGTATAGCTGCACAGGCATTAACCGCTGTGGTAAGGGCCAATGATGGTCGTGGTCCAGATACAAAGCTTACATCTAGTATTTTAGAGGAGCTTGGTCTTTCTTCTCCAGATGAACTCATCGG GTGGACGTATGCAGACCCATCATGGGCTCGCATTGCAGCACTTGTTCCAGTTGTTGTTTCTTGTGCAGAGGCTGGTGATGAAGTTGCGAATAAGATTCTGTTTGATTCAGTCCAGGAGTTAGGGCTGAGTGTGAAAGCTGTTGTTCAAAGACTTGGCTTGTGTGGTCCAG AGGGAAAAGATTCTTTTCCGCTCGTCATGGTTGGTGGTGTTCTTGAAGCAAACAAAAGGTGGGATATAGGAACGGAAGTCATCAAATGCATCTCCAAGGGCTACCCAGGGGCAGTTCCAATTAGGCCTAAG GTTGAGCCTGCAGTTGGAGCAGCATTGCTCGCATGGAATTTTTGCATGAAAGAATCTCTGAAGGAAGCCTTCAAGAGGTGA
- the LOC139193364 gene encoding non-specific lipid-transfer protein 1-like, translating into MKGVVIAAVVVVLAMLVLVEPGHATVTCQQAMSSVTPCLQYLTSGSGTPPVACCSGVSGLRQLTQTTEDRRTACQCLMDAANQNQDIKEAAASGLPAACRVQINVPISRSVDCNNIE; encoded by the exons ATGAAGGGCGTCGTTATAGCggcagtggtggtggtgctggcCATGTTGGTCTTGGTTGAACCGGGGCATGCCACGGTCACTTGCCAACAAGCAATGTCATCTGTGACTCCTTGCCTTCAATATCTTACCAGCGGCTCTGGCACCCCTCCTGTGGCATGTTGCAGTGGTGTTTCGGGTCTGAGACAGCTCACTCAAACCACCGAAGATAGGCGTACAGCCTGCCAATGCCTCATGGACGCAGCGAATCAAAACCAAGACATTAAGGAAGCTGCTGCGTCTGGCCTTCCCGCGGCATGCCGAGTTCAGATCAACGTTCCAATTTCTAGGAGCGTCGACTGCAACAA TATTGAGTGA
- the LOC103405131 gene encoding auxin response factor 6-like encodes MRLSSSSSSPGFNHQLQEGEMKCLNSELWHACAGPLVSLPLLGSRVVYFPQGHSEQVAASTNKEVDAHFPNYPNLPPQLICQLHNVTMHADVETDEVYAQMTLQPLNPQEQKDVYLLPAELGAANKQPTNYFCKTLTASDTSTHGGFSVPRRAAEKVFPPLDYSQQPPAQELIARDLHDNEWKFRHIFRGQPKRHLLTTGWSVFVSAKRLVAGDSVLFIWNEKNQLLLGIRRANRPQTVMPSSVLSSDSMHIGLLAAAAHAAATNSRFTIFYNPRASPSEFVIPLAKYVKAVYHTRVSVGMRFRMLFETEESSVRRYMGTITGISDLDSVRWPNSHWRSVKVGWDESTAGERQPRVSLWEIEPLTTFPMYPSPFPLRLKRPWASGVPSFHGLKDGDMGINSPLMWLQGGLGDQGMQSLNFQGFGVSPWMQPRLDASMAGLQPDVYQAMAAAALQEMRAVDSSKCSSQSLLPFQQSSSVSNGAAAVLQRQVLPQSQPQNAYLESFQESQAPAQAQVLQQQSQRYHPYSDQRQQQLQQQQLHQHHHQQLQQQQLNQQAQQQQQHQLQQSRHMHQLSVQHQIPNVMSALPNFASITPSQSASMQSISSQPQQQSFPDPVGNPIPSSDVPPVHSMLGSLSQDGTSHLLNLSGSNSAISSSLLAKQTTGEPQLSSGAAQCVLPQVEQLRTPQSSFSEITALPPFPGREYSAFQGGTDPQSNLLFGVNIDSSSLMLHNGIPNLRNIGNGNDSVSVPFGASNYASGTGNDFPLNSDMTTSSCVDESGFLQSSENVDQVNPTGIFVKVHKSGSFGRSLDISKFSSYDDLRSELARMFGLEGQLKDPQRSGWQLVFVDRENDVLLLGDDPWQEFVNNVYYIKILSPLEVQQMGKEGLNSVASVPNNKLSNGSNTTVDYVGRQDLRNSRNGIASLGSLDY; translated from the exons ATGAGGCTTTCTTCTTCGTCATCATCTCCGGGGTTTAACCATCAGCTTCAGGAAG GGGAGATGAAATGTTTGAATTCTGAGCTATGGCATGCGTGTGCTGGGCCTCTAGTGTCTCTGCCTCTTCTTGGAAGTCGTGTAGTCTACTTTCCACAGGGCCACAGCGAGCAG GTTGCTGCATCAACCAACAAAGAAGTGGATGCCCACTTTCCCAATTACCCCAACTTGCCTCCACAACTAATTTGTCAGCTACACAATGTGACAATGCAC GCAGATGTGGAGACGGATGAAGTATATGCTCAAATGACCCTACAACCATTAAATCCG CAAGAGCAAAAAGATGTATACCTACTGCCTGCAGAGTTGGGTGCTGCCAACAAACAGCCAACCAACTATTTTTGTAAAACTTTGACTGCAAGTGATACTAGCACGCATGGAGGATTCTCAGTTCCCCGCCGTGCAGCTGAAAAAGTCTTTCCTCCTCTT GATTACTCGCAGCAACCCCCTGCCCAGGAACTAATTGCAAGGGATCTACATGATAATGAATGGAAATTCAGACATATATTTCGAG GCCAGCCCAAGAGGCACCTTCTCACGACAGGATGGAGCGTGTTCGTTAGTGCTAAACGACTTGTTGCTGGTGATTCGGTCCTCTTTATCTG GAATGAAAAGAATCAGTTGCTCTTAGGTATTCGGCGAGCAAATCGTCCACAGACTGTCATGCCCTCATCAGTTTTGTCAAGTGACAGCATGCACATTGGTCTTCTTGCTGCTGCAGCTCATGCAGCTGCAACAAATAGTCGCTTTACTATTTTTTATAATCCAAG GGCTAGTCCATCTGAATTTGTGATACCCCTGGCCAAGTATGTTAAAGCTGTTTATCATACTCGGGTTTCTGTGGGCATGCGATTTAGGATGCTGTTTGAGACAGAAGAGTCTAGTGTCCGTCG ATACATGGGTACAATAACTGGCATCAGTGACTTAGATTCTGTTCGCTGGCCAAATTCCCATTGGCGCTCTGTGAAG GTTGGCTGGGATGAATCCACTGCTGGGGAGAGGCAGCCAAGGGTATCATTGTGGGAGATTGAACCACTAACAACGTTCCCAATGTATCCATCTCCATTCCCCCTCAGACTAAAGCGACCATGGGCATCAGGCGTTCCCTCTTTCCACG GTCTAAAAGATGGTGATATGGGCATTAATTCTCCACTGATGTGGCTGCAAGGAGGGCTCGGAGATCAGGGGATGCAATCTTTGAACTTCCAGGGATTTGGAGTTTCTCCTTGGATGCAACCAAGGCTTGATGCGTCTATGGCAGGTCTACAACCCGATGTATACCAAGCAATGGCAGCCGCTGCACTTCAAGAAATGAGGGCAGTTGATTCTTCAAAATGTTCTTCACAGTCTCTTCTGCCCTTCCAGCAATCTTCAAGTGTTTCTAATGGGGCAGCTGCTGTGCTTCAAAGACAGGTCTTGCCTCAGTCTCAGCCTCAAAATGCTTATCTTGAGAGCTTTCAAGAAAGCCAAGCTCCAGCTCAGGCTCAGGTCTTGCAACAACAGTCGCAGCGTTACCATCCCTATAGTGATCAGAGGCAACAGCagctgcagcagcagcagctgcaTCAGCATCATCATCAGCAGCTGCAACAACAGCAGCTGAATCAGCAagcgcagcagcagcagcaacatcaGCTTCAACAATCCCGTCATATGCACCAATTGTCTGTTCAGCATCAGATCCCGAATGTTATGTCTGCTCTTCCTAATTTTGCCTCAATCACTCCATCCCAGTCTGCATCTATGCAGTCTATCTCTTCGCAACCTCAGCAGCAGAGCTTTCCTGACCCTGTTGGAAATCCTATACCTTCATCTGATGTTCCCCCTGTACATAGTATGTTAGGTTCGCTATCACAGGATGGAACATCCCACTTACTTAACTTAAGCGGATCCAACTCTGCAATTTCTTCTTCCTTGTTAGCTAAGCAGACCACCGGTGAACCGCAGTTATCATCTGGAGCTGCTCAATGTGTACTTCCACAGGTGGAACAGTTGAGAACACCACAGTCAAGTTTCTCTGAGATCACTGCCTTGCCTCCATTTCCTGGTAGAGAATACTCCGCATTCCAAGGCGGTACTGATCCCCAAAGCAATCTTTTGTTTGGGGTGAACATTGATTCATCATCTCTTATGCTGCATAATGGGATTCCAAACCTGAGAAATATTGGCAATGGAAATGATTCAGTGTCCGTGCCCTTTGGTGCTTCCAATTATGCCAGTGGCACAGGCAATGATTTTCCACTAAATTCGGACATGACTACATCAAGTTGTGTAGATGAATCAGGTTTCTTGCAGTCTTCAGAAAATGTGGACCAAGTAAATCCAACTGGAATCTTTGTGAAG GTTCACAAGTCAGGGTCCTTTGGGAGGTCACTGGATATTTCTAAATTCAGCAGCTATGATGATCTGCGCAGTGAGCTCGCACGTATGTTTGGCCTTGAAGGCCAACTGAAGGACCCTCAGAGATCAGGCTGGCAGCTTGTATTTGTTGACAGGGAGAATGATGTTCTTCTCCTTGGTGACGACCCTTGGCA GGAGTTTGTGAACAATGTGTATTACATCAAGATACTCTCGCCTCTGGAAGTGCAACAAATGGGAAAGGAAGGCCTCAACAGTGTGGCTTCTGTCCCAAACAATAAGCTTTCCAATGGTAGCAACACCACTGTTGACTACGTGGGTCGACAGGACTTGAGAAACTCAAGGAATGGGATTGCATCTTTGGGATCACTCGACTACTAA